The following coding sequences are from one Kogia breviceps isolate mKogBre1 chromosome X, mKogBre1 haplotype 1, whole genome shotgun sequence window:
- the TXLNG gene encoding gamma-taxilin isoform X1 → MATRVEEASRGRGGGAEEAVEAGRGGRRRSPRQKFVIGTMEEAGMCGLGVKTDMLHNSQSNDILQHQGSHCGGTSNKHSLEEDAHSDFITKGRSLVSPEYCTRESREEIPGREARTDPPDGQQDSECDRNKDKTLGKEVLLLMQALNTLSTPEEKLAALCKKYADLLEESRNVQKQMKILQKKQAQIVKEKVHLQSEHSKAILARSKLESLCRELQRHNKTLKEENMQQAREEEERRKEATAHFQITLNEIQAQLEQHDIHNAKLRQENVELGEKLKKLIEQYALREEHIDKVFKHKELQQQLVDAKLQQTTQLIKEADEKHQREREFLLKEATESRHKYEQMKQQEVQLKQQLSLYMDKFEEFQTTMAKSNELFTTFRQEMEKMTKKIKKLEKETIIWRTKWENNNKALLQMAEEKTVRDKEYKAFHIKLERLEKLCRALQTERNELSEKVEVLKEQVSGRAAGGGPALPGARPCAAPASAEEPGAAWRSAARGSPEAEFPGAGPSIESVD, encoded by the exons TTTGTGATTGGCACAATGGAAGAAGCTGGAATGTGCGGGCTAGGGGTGAAAACGGATATGTTGCATAACTCTCAGTCCAATGATATTCTTCAGCATCAAGGCTCACACTGTGGTGGCACAAGTAACAAGCATTCCTTGGAAGAGGATGCACATAGTGACTTTATCACGAAGGGCAGGAGTTTGGTGAGCCCAGAGTACTGCACACGAGAGTCAAGGGAGGAAATTCCTGGGCGAGAGGCTCGAACAGATCCCCCCGATGGTCAGCAAGATTCAGAGTGCGACAGGAACAAAGACAAAACCTTAG GAAAAGAAGTCTTATTATTGATGCAAGCTCTAAACACCCTTTCAACTCCAGAAGAAAAGCTGGCAGCTCTCTGTAAGAAATATGCCGATCTT CTGGAGGAGAGCAGGAACGTTCAGAAGCAAATGAAGATTCTGCAGAAGAAGCAAGCCCAGATCGTGAAAGAGAAAGTTCATTTGCAGAGTGAACACAGCAAGGCTATCTTGGCAAGAAGCAAACTCGAGTCTCTTTGCAGGGAACTTCAGCGTCACAATAAGACGTTAAAG gaagaaaatatgCAGCAGGCacgagaggaggaagaaagacgGAAAGAGGCCACTGCGCACTTCCAAATCACTTTGAATGAAATCCAGGCACAGCTGGAGCAACACGACATACACAACGCCAAGCTCCGCCAGGAGAACGTCGAGCTTGGCGAGAAGCTGAAGAAGCTTATCGAGCAGTACGCACTGAGGGAGGAG CACATTGATAAAGTATTCAAACATAAGGAACTGCAGCAACAGCTTGTGGACGCCAAACTGCAGCAGACAACACAGCTGATAAAAGAAGCTGATGAGAAAcatcaaagagagagagagttt ttATTAAAAGAAGCAACGGAATCAAGACACAAATATGAACAGATGAAACAACAAGAAGTACAACTAAAACAGCAG CTTTCTCTTTATATGGATAAGTTTGAAGAATTCCAGACTACCATGGCAAAAAGTAATGAACTGTTTACAACCTTCCGGCAGGAAATGGAAAAG atgacaaagaaaattaaaaaactggaaaaagaaacgATAATATGGCGGACCAAAtgggaaaacaataacaaagcacTTCTGCAAATGGCTGAAGAG AAAACTGTGCGAGATAAAGAGTACAAGGCCTTTCACATAAAACTGGAACGACTGGAGAAGCTGTGCCGGGCCCTGCAGACGGAGAGGAACGAGCTCAGCGAGAAGGTGGAGGTGCTGAAGGAGCAGGTGTCGGGGAGGGCGGCAGGCGGGGGCCCAGCACTGCCCGGGGCCCGGCCCTGCGCTGCCCCGGCTTCTGCCGAGGAGCCCGGCGCCGCCTGGCGGAGCGCTGCCCGCGGCAGCCCGGAGGCCGAGTTCCCAGGTGCCGGGCCCAGCATCGAGTCAGTTGACTGA
- the TXLNG gene encoding gamma-taxilin isoform X2: MATRVEEASRGRGGGAEEAVEAGRGGRRRSPRQKFVIGTMEEAGMCGLGVKTDMLHNSQSNDILQHQGSHCGGTSNKHSLEEDAHSDFITKGRSLVSPEYCTRESREEIPGREARTDPPDGQQDSECDRNKDKTLGKEVLLLMQALNTLSTPEEKLAALCKKYADLLEESRNVQKQMKILQKKQAQIVKEKVHLQSEHSKAILARSKLESLCRELQRHNKTLKEENMQQAREEEERRKEATAHFQITLNEIQAQLEQHDIHNAKLRQENVELGEKLKKLIEQYALREEHIDKVFKHKELQQQLVDAKLQQTTQLIKEADEKHQREREFLLKEATESRHKYEQMKQQEVQLKQQLSLYMDKFEEFQTTMAKSNELFTTFRQEMEKMTKKIKKLEKETIIWRTKWENNNKALLQMAEEKTVRDKEYKAFHIKLERLEKLCRALQTERNELSEKVENYWTYVVQEAAWQKDWNQHF; encoded by the exons TTTGTGATTGGCACAATGGAAGAAGCTGGAATGTGCGGGCTAGGGGTGAAAACGGATATGTTGCATAACTCTCAGTCCAATGATATTCTTCAGCATCAAGGCTCACACTGTGGTGGCACAAGTAACAAGCATTCCTTGGAAGAGGATGCACATAGTGACTTTATCACGAAGGGCAGGAGTTTGGTGAGCCCAGAGTACTGCACACGAGAGTCAAGGGAGGAAATTCCTGGGCGAGAGGCTCGAACAGATCCCCCCGATGGTCAGCAAGATTCAGAGTGCGACAGGAACAAAGACAAAACCTTAG GAAAAGAAGTCTTATTATTGATGCAAGCTCTAAACACCCTTTCAACTCCAGAAGAAAAGCTGGCAGCTCTCTGTAAGAAATATGCCGATCTT CTGGAGGAGAGCAGGAACGTTCAGAAGCAAATGAAGATTCTGCAGAAGAAGCAAGCCCAGATCGTGAAAGAGAAAGTTCATTTGCAGAGTGAACACAGCAAGGCTATCTTGGCAAGAAGCAAACTCGAGTCTCTTTGCAGGGAACTTCAGCGTCACAATAAGACGTTAAAG gaagaaaatatgCAGCAGGCacgagaggaggaagaaagacgGAAAGAGGCCACTGCGCACTTCCAAATCACTTTGAATGAAATCCAGGCACAGCTGGAGCAACACGACATACACAACGCCAAGCTCCGCCAGGAGAACGTCGAGCTTGGCGAGAAGCTGAAGAAGCTTATCGAGCAGTACGCACTGAGGGAGGAG CACATTGATAAAGTATTCAAACATAAGGAACTGCAGCAACAGCTTGTGGACGCCAAACTGCAGCAGACAACACAGCTGATAAAAGAAGCTGATGAGAAAcatcaaagagagagagagttt ttATTAAAAGAAGCAACGGAATCAAGACACAAATATGAACAGATGAAACAACAAGAAGTACAACTAAAACAGCAG CTTTCTCTTTATATGGATAAGTTTGAAGAATTCCAGACTACCATGGCAAAAAGTAATGAACTGTTTACAACCTTCCGGCAGGAAATGGAAAAG atgacaaagaaaattaaaaaactggaaaaagaaacgATAATATGGCGGACCAAAtgggaaaacaataacaaagcacTTCTGCAAATGGCTGAAGAG AAAACTGTGCGAGATAAAGAGTACAAGGCCTTTCACATAAAACTGGAACGACTGGAGAAGCTGTGCCGGGCCCTGCAGACGGAGAGGAACGAGCTCAGCGAGAAGGTGGAG AACTACTGGACTTATGTGGTACAGGAGGCTGCTTGGCAG AAAGACTGGAACCAGCATTTTTAA
- the TXLNG gene encoding gamma-taxilin isoform X3, whose product MATRVEEASRGRGGGAEEAVEAGRGGRRRSPRQKLEESRNVQKQMKILQKKQAQIVKEKVHLQSEHSKAILARSKLESLCRELQRHNKTLKEENMQQAREEEERRKEATAHFQITLNEIQAQLEQHDIHNAKLRQENVELGEKLKKLIEQYALREEHIDKVFKHKELQQQLVDAKLQQTTQLIKEADEKHQREREFLLKEATESRHKYEQMKQQEVQLKQQLSLYMDKFEEFQTTMAKSNELFTTFRQEMEKMTKKIKKLEKETIIWRTKWENNNKALLQMAEEKTVRDKEYKAFHIKLERLEKLCRALQTERNELSEKVEVLKEQVSGRAAGGGPALPGARPCAAPASAEEPGAAWRSAARGSPEAEFPGAGPSIESVD is encoded by the exons CTGGAGGAGAGCAGGAACGTTCAGAAGCAAATGAAGATTCTGCAGAAGAAGCAAGCCCAGATCGTGAAAGAGAAAGTTCATTTGCAGAGTGAACACAGCAAGGCTATCTTGGCAAGAAGCAAACTCGAGTCTCTTTGCAGGGAACTTCAGCGTCACAATAAGACGTTAAAG gaagaaaatatgCAGCAGGCacgagaggaggaagaaagacgGAAAGAGGCCACTGCGCACTTCCAAATCACTTTGAATGAAATCCAGGCACAGCTGGAGCAACACGACATACACAACGCCAAGCTCCGCCAGGAGAACGTCGAGCTTGGCGAGAAGCTGAAGAAGCTTATCGAGCAGTACGCACTGAGGGAGGAG CACATTGATAAAGTATTCAAACATAAGGAACTGCAGCAACAGCTTGTGGACGCCAAACTGCAGCAGACAACACAGCTGATAAAAGAAGCTGATGAGAAAcatcaaagagagagagagttt ttATTAAAAGAAGCAACGGAATCAAGACACAAATATGAACAGATGAAACAACAAGAAGTACAACTAAAACAGCAG CTTTCTCTTTATATGGATAAGTTTGAAGAATTCCAGACTACCATGGCAAAAAGTAATGAACTGTTTACAACCTTCCGGCAGGAAATGGAAAAG atgacaaagaaaattaaaaaactggaaaaagaaacgATAATATGGCGGACCAAAtgggaaaacaataacaaagcacTTCTGCAAATGGCTGAAGAG AAAACTGTGCGAGATAAAGAGTACAAGGCCTTTCACATAAAACTGGAACGACTGGAGAAGCTGTGCCGGGCCCTGCAGACGGAGAGGAACGAGCTCAGCGAGAAGGTGGAGGTGCTGAAGGAGCAGGTGTCGGGGAGGGCGGCAGGCGGGGGCCCAGCACTGCCCGGGGCCCGGCCCTGCGCTGCCCCGGCTTCTGCCGAGGAGCCCGGCGCCGCCTGGCGGAGCGCTGCCCGCGGCAGCCCGGAGGCCGAGTTCCCAGGTGCCGGGCCCAGCATCGAGTCAGTTGACTGA